Proteins encoded together in one Lachnospiraceae bacterium JLR.KK008 window:
- the nrdD gene encoding anaerobic ribonucleoside-triphosphate reductase has translation MKVIKRNGSEVDFHIEKIQAAISKANKAAIRQELTQEQINEIAEYINFKCSRMNRAVSVEEMQDMVENQIMSQGAFNVARCYVRYRYTRSLVRKSNTTDDRILSLIECNNEEVLQENSNKDPVINSVQRDYMAGEVSRDLTKRLLLPPEIVKADREGLIHFHDSDYFAQHMHNCDLVNLEDMLQNGTVISETFIDKPHSFSTACNIAMQIVAQVASSQYGGQSISLTHLAPFVQISREKIRKEVEEDMALTGAAPSEDVISRIVEKRLLKEIEKGVQTIQYQVITLMTTNGQAPFLTVFMYLNEAKDEREKYDLALIIEETLRQRIQGVKNERGVWITPAFPKLIYVLEEDNIREGCQYYYLTELAARCTAKRMVPDYISEKIMKELKEGNCFPVMGCRSALSAWKDEKGTYQFYGRFNQGVVTINLVDVALSSGGDMEKFWRIFDERLDLCYQGLMCRHNRLKGTLSDAAPILWQYGALARLNRGETIDRLLYGGYSTISLGYAGLCECVKYMTGKSHTDPEAKPFALEVMRYMNKACDRWREETNIGFSIYGSPIESTTYKFAKCLQQRFGIIEGVTDKGYITNSYHVNVTENIDAFSKLKFESEFQALSMGGAVSYVEVPDMQNNIPAVISVIQFIYDNIMYAELNTKSDYCQECGFDGEIAIVEDDGKLMWECPNCGNRNQESLNVARRTCGYIGTQFWNQGRTQEIRERVLHL, from the coding sequence ATGAAAGTGATTAAACGCAATGGTTCGGAAGTGGATTTTCATATCGAGAAGATTCAGGCGGCCATTTCAAAGGCAAATAAGGCGGCCATTCGTCAGGAGTTGACGCAGGAGCAGATCAATGAGATCGCGGAATACATAAATTTTAAATGCAGCAGAATGAATCGGGCAGTCTCTGTGGAAGAGATGCAGGATATGGTGGAAAACCAGATCATGTCTCAGGGGGCGTTCAATGTGGCCAGGTGTTATGTGCGCTACCGCTATACCCGTTCTCTTGTGAGAAAGAGCAATACGACGGACGACAGGATACTTTCTCTGATTGAGTGCAATAACGAAGAAGTGCTTCAGGAGAATTCCAATAAAGACCCGGTAATCAACAGTGTACAGAGAGACTATATGGCCGGGGAGGTGAGCCGTGATCTGACAAAGAGACTGCTCCTTCCGCCGGAGATCGTGAAAGCGGACAGGGAGGGGCTGATCCATTTCCATGATTCTGACTATTTTGCACAGCATATGCACAACTGTGATCTCGTCAACCTGGAGGACATGCTGCAAAATGGGACGGTGATCAGTGAGACATTTATCGACAAGCCGCACAGCTTTTCCACGGCCTGCAATATCGCCATGCAGATCGTGGCCCAGGTGGCGAGCAGCCAGTATGGCGGACAGAGCATTTCTCTGACACATCTGGCGCCCTTCGTGCAGATCTCGAGGGAAAAGATCAGAAAAGAGGTTGAGGAAGATATGGCGCTGACAGGCGCCGCACCTTCGGAGGACGTGATCAGCCGGATCGTGGAAAAACGTCTGTTAAAGGAGATCGAAAAAGGAGTACAGACGATACAGTATCAGGTCATCACGCTGATGACGACAAATGGACAGGCTCCGTTTCTGACCGTATTTATGTATCTCAACGAGGCAAAAGACGAGAGGGAAAAATATGATCTGGCGCTCATTATTGAGGAGACATTGCGCCAGCGCATTCAGGGCGTGAAAAATGAGCGGGGTGTCTGGATCACGCCGGCGTTTCCGAAGCTGATCTATGTGCTGGAAGAAGATAATATCCGGGAAGGATGCCAGTATTATTATCTGACGGAGCTGGCAGCCAGATGCACGGCGAAACGGATGGTTCCCGATTATATCTCCGAAAAGATCATGAAAGAATTGAAAGAGGGAAACTGTTTTCCGGTGATGGGATGCCGCAGCGCGCTCTCGGCCTGGAAGGACGAGAAGGGAACCTATCAATTTTATGGCAGGTTTAATCAGGGAGTCGTCACGATCAATCTTGTGGATGTGGCCTTATCCTCCGGCGGCGATATGGAAAAATTCTGGAGAATATTTGACGAAAGACTCGACCTGTGCTATCAGGGACTGATGTGCCGGCACAACAGACTGAAGGGGACATTGTCCGACGCGGCGCCGATTCTGTGGCAGTATGGCGCGCTGGCAAGACTGAACAGGGGAGAGACGATCGACAGACTGTTATATGGAGGATATTCCACGATCTCCCTCGGCTACGCCGGACTGTGCGAATGTGTGAAATATATGACAGGGAAATCCCATACCGATCCGGAGGCAAAGCCGTTTGCACTGGAAGTGATGCGGTATATGAATAAGGCCTGTGACAGATGGCGCGAGGAGACGAACATCGGCTTTAGCATTTACGGTTCGCCGATCGAAAGCACGACGTATAAGTTTGCCAAGTGTCTGCAGCAGCGGTTCGGCATCATAGAGGGTGTGACGGATAAAGGATATATTACGAACAGCTATCATGTAAATGTAACGGAAAACATTGACGCTTTTTCCAAGCTGAAATTTGAGTCGGAGTTTCAGGCGTTGTCTATGGGCGGCGCCGTGAGCTATGTGGAAGTGCCGGATATGCAGAATAATATTCCGGCGGTTATCAGTGTTATTCAGTTTATTTATGACAATATCATGTATGCGGAGCTGAATACGAAGAGCGACTATTGTCAGGAATGTGGCTTTGACGGAGAGATAGCGATTGTGGAAGACGACGGCAAGCTGATGTGGGAATGCCCGAACTGCGGCAACCGCAATCAGGAATCGCTGAATGTGGCCAGAAGGACCTGTGGCTATATCGGTACGCAGTTCTGGAATCAGGGCAGGACACAGGAGATCAGAGAGAGAGTGCTGCATCTGTAG
- a CDS encoding Crp/Fnr family transcriptional regulator, translating to MEFSSSLILSDKTVHSLLKWFEPKTKELKKGETILQKDTPDSRLLLLLKGTSYLCVENKYGGRQLLDFFFKGQILFHEMLPAADSGHCYLYAKYPCTVACLDRHDLMAYLYGNPSSGLAELLFDLLFSMTAARNEHCHILQQKTIRGKLLAFLHEQVIRQENTLVRIPVPYSDLADYLAIDRSSLMTELSRMHADGVIEKRGRDIRVN from the coding sequence ATGGAATTCTCAAGCAGCCTTATCCTCAGTGATAAAACCGTACATTCCCTGCTGAAGTGGTTCGAGCCCAAAACAAAAGAATTGAAAAAAGGAGAGACAATCTTACAGAAAGATACCCCTGACAGCAGACTCCTGCTTCTCTTAAAAGGCACCTCCTATTTGTGCGTGGAAAATAAATATGGCGGCAGACAGCTTCTTGACTTCTTCTTTAAAGGCCAGATTCTGTTTCATGAGATGCTGCCTGCAGCGGACAGCGGACATTGTTATCTGTACGCAAAATACCCCTGCACTGTCGCCTGCCTCGATCGTCATGATCTGATGGCTTATCTGTACGGCAATCCTTCCTCCGGTCTGGCAGAGCTTCTTTTTGACCTGTTGTTTTCCATGACTGCCGCCAGAAACGAGCACTGCCACATTTTGCAGCAAAAGACGATCCGCGGTAAGCTGCTGGCTTTCCTGCACGAACAGGTGATCCGGCAGGAGAACACGCTCGTCCGCATTCCTGTCCCCTACTCCGATCTGGCAGACTATCTGGCCATAGACCGCAGCTCCCTGATGACAGAACTAAGCAGGATGCACGCAGACGGGGTAATTGAAAAGAGGGGGCGGGACATACGGGTGAACTGA
- a CDS encoding sugar ABC transporter ATP-binding protein: MEKEAILTVQNISKDFGTVQALKDVSISFMPGKIHGLIGENGSGKSTLSSVISGIYPASGGKMFLNGREYCPASILEGEKSGICMIVQEMGTIGGITTAANIFAGQENLFSKFGIVDKKAMTRAAQKALDDIGASDIDAGASIDEESFENRKIVEIARAMYHPVQVLIVDETTTALSQKGRTIIYEIMNKLRDEGKVVIFISHDLDELTEHCDVVTILRDGVYIDTLQKENIMPDTMRRLMVGRQIEDDYYRNDYEAFRPGKPVLSVSGLCLEQALKDISFQLHEGEILGIGGLTDSGMHDLGKLVFGIGRPDEGEVVFCADGERVKSPGIAIRHKMGYVSKNRDKESVLNQSDIQDNICLPSYDKIKKGCFISPASEKELATEQSNTLQIKMSSLRQLCGQLSGGNKQKVALAKWLGNDSDILIMDCPTRGIDVGVKAAIYKLMDEYRKSGRSILMISEELPELIGMSDRILILKEGRLVKEFTRDKKLAESDVIRHMI; the protein is encoded by the coding sequence ATGGAAAAAGAAGCGATACTTACCGTACAGAATATCAGCAAAGATTTCGGGACGGTTCAGGCTTTAAAAGATGTCAGCATCTCGTTTATGCCGGGAAAGATTCATGGCCTGATCGGAGAAAACGGCTCCGGCAAATCCACGCTGTCCTCCGTGATCAGCGGTATTTATCCTGCCAGCGGCGGGAAAATGTTTTTAAATGGCAGGGAATATTGTCCGGCCAGCATTTTAGAGGGAGAGAAAAGCGGGATCTGTATGATCGTTCAGGAGATGGGAACGATTGGAGGAATCACAACGGCAGCCAATATCTTTGCCGGCCAGGAAAATCTGTTTTCGAAATTTGGCATAGTGGATAAGAAAGCGATGACGAGGGCGGCACAGAAAGCTCTGGATGATATTGGGGCTTCGGATATTGATGCCGGCGCCAGCATTGATGAGGAGTCATTTGAGAACAGGAAGATCGTGGAGATCGCCAGAGCGATGTATCATCCGGTACAGGTCTTAATTGTAGATGAGACGACGACCGCGCTGTCGCAAAAGGGCAGAACGATCATTTATGAGATTATGAATAAGCTCCGCGATGAAGGGAAAGTGGTGATCTTTATCTCTCATGATCTGGATGAGCTGACGGAACACTGCGATGTGGTGACGATCCTGCGTGATGGGGTCTATATCGATACCCTGCAAAAAGAAAATATCATGCCGGATACGATGCGCCGCCTGATGGTCGGCCGTCAGATTGAGGATGACTATTACCGGAACGATTATGAGGCATTCCGGCCGGGGAAACCGGTGCTTTCGGTCTCAGGACTGTGTCTGGAACAGGCGTTGAAAGATATTTCCTTTCAGCTTCACGAGGGGGAGATACTGGGGATTGGAGGTCTTACGGATAGCGGGATGCACGATCTTGGAAAACTCGTCTTTGGTATCGGAAGACCGGATGAGGGGGAGGTCGTGTTCTGTGCGGATGGAGAGCGTGTGAAATCTCCGGGGATAGCGATCCGGCATAAGATGGGGTATGTGTCCAAAAACAGAGACAAGGAATCCGTCTTAAATCAGTCCGATATACAGGACAATATCTGTTTACCCTCTTATGACAAGATAAAGAAAGGCTGCTTTATCTCTCCGGCCAGCGAAAAAGAACTGGCGACAGAGCAGAGTAACACACTGCAGATCAAGATGAGTTCTCTGCGGCAGCTCTGCGGACAGCTCTCAGGCGGTAACAAGCAGAAAGTGGCGCTGGCAAAGTGGCTGGGCAATGATTCGGATATTCTGATCATGGATTGTCCCACGAGAGGGATCGATGTCGGGGTGAAAGCCGCTATTTATAAACTGATGGATGAGTACAGAAAAAGCGGCAGATCCATTTTGATGATCTCGGAGGAATTGCCGGAATTGATCGGTATGAGTGACCGGATTCTGATATTAAAAGAGGGAAGACTGGTGAAAGAGTTTACACGGGATAAAAAACTGGCTGAGTCGGATGTGATCCGGCACATGATTTAG
- a CDS encoding ABC transporter permease: MKQKKWLQNMIIPVAMPLAVFLVFFIGQPDRFGTPEGIRIMLQQSVINSVIGFGLCMNLVIDTWDFSAGAQLVLAGLLGANFAQNYGFAGLLVATILTAVLLGTITGLVYSVFKIPSIIVTIGMMLVYESIGSLYHGGESITISQEISFLGKSPWIFVAGILTYALAYVIYHHTKFGYNVRAVGNGEATAKSIGINSIRIRFLCFVIGGIFVGIAGVLQVSYGGAIAPKGGMNTMGMVFPPFMGVFIGQYLERYCDIMLGIFLGVFSMTMINSGLIAMGLPGTLQQVVTGCFMLIFMAISISREQSILKKRKAEVI, from the coding sequence ATGAAACAGAAAAAATGGCTTCAGAATATGATCATACCTGTTGCGATGCCGCTGGCTGTTTTCCTGGTCTTTTTTATCGGACAGCCGGATCGGTTTGGAACACCGGAAGGGATTCGGATTATGCTGCAGCAGTCTGTCATAAACTCTGTGATCGGATTTGGATTATGTATGAACCTTGTCATCGACACTTGGGATTTCTCGGCGGGAGCCCAGTTGGTGCTGGCGGGTCTGCTTGGGGCAAACTTTGCTCAGAATTATGGATTTGCGGGACTGCTCGTTGCCACGATACTGACGGCCGTTTTGCTGGGAACGATCACGGGGCTGGTGTACTCCGTCTTTAAGATTCCTTCCATTATCGTGACGATCGGGATGATGCTTGTCTATGAATCAATCGGGTCGCTGTATCACGGGGGAGAGAGCATTACGATCTCGCAGGAGATCAGCTTTCTCGGGAAATCCCCATGGATCTTTGTTGCCGGCATTCTCACTTACGCGCTCGCCTATGTGATCTATCATCACACAAAGTTCGGTTATAATGTGCGCGCGGTTGGAAATGGGGAGGCTACGGCCAAGAGCATCGGTATCAACTCTATCAGAATAAGATTTCTCTGTTTTGTCATCGGCGGTATTTTCGTGGGGATCGCCGGCGTGCTGCAAGTCAGCTATGGCGGCGCGATCGCTCCCAAGGGTGGCATGAATACGATGGGGATGGTATTTCCCCCGTTCATGGGTGTCTTTATCGGGCAATATCTGGAACGGTACTGTGATATTATGCTTGGCATCTTCCTCGGAGTGTTTTCAATGACGATGATCAATTCCGGACTGATTGCCATGGGGCTTCCCGGTACGCTGCAGCAGGTGGTGACAGGTTGTTTCATGCTGATCTTTATGGCGATCAGTATCAGCAGAGAACAGTCGATTCTGAAAAAAAGAAAGGCGGAAGTGATATGA
- a CDS encoding beta-galactosidase, giving the protein MIIGAAYYPEHWDRKRWETDCRLMRDMGINTVRMGEFGWSVMEREEGKLDFSLYDEAIGLLWEHGISTILGTPTATPPAWLCEKYPDIYMEDRDGQVRGFGSRRHYCYRHKGYLWATAKIVRAMAEHYKDDKRVIAWQIDNELGCEDEVRCYCEDCRETFSQWLKRKYKSLDALNEAWGTVFWSQIYTKWEQIVLPRQTVVDPYTGNGHNPGLLLDFAEFSSDSLIEFAKIQCDVLRSLTDKPIVHNVVSEYCDNYKLTALLDGAGYDAYPRSEWDLNSPGRIGFHYDLTRGYDDRKPFWILEQQSGPCGWNVLGRTPRRGQLALWSVQGTARGAQALVYFRWRSCLFGAEQFWYGILDHDGLPGRRYEELQSAVAGIKAHESVLSMKGQKQALVLYDYYNKFSLEFQPHARNFVYKEEVIGYYEALMNLHLSVDVGGLESDFSSYPLVVFPYACMTDVGIAERLEAYVRNGGILILTALCGRKERNNQMSQQTQPGVFRELAGVCVEEFDSLEEQKERIVWPDGQGGRTFMSARLWCETLRMEGAEPLAYYEAGQGEECREYPAAAVHTWQEGRVYYIGAVLEDTEKALRKICDRERLERPDLPTEIECVTKEGGEYRILLNHSSGKKTVRMEGYELLGEICGGCKAGREGTELDGFASAVFRKA; this is encoded by the coding sequence ATGATAATCGGAGCAGCCTATTATCCGGAACACTGGGACAGAAAACGGTGGGAGACGGATTGCAGGCTGATGCGGGATATGGGTATCAATACGGTGAGAATGGGCGAGTTTGGATGGTCCGTCATGGAGAGAGAAGAAGGGAAACTTGATTTCTCTCTCTATGACGAGGCCATTGGCCTTTTGTGGGAGCATGGTATTTCCACGATCCTTGGCACGCCCACCGCTACCCCTCCCGCATGGCTGTGCGAGAAGTATCCGGATATTTATATGGAAGACAGAGACGGCCAGGTCAGGGGATTTGGCAGCAGGAGACATTACTGTTACCGGCATAAAGGATACCTCTGGGCGACAGCAAAGATTGTGCGGGCAATGGCAGAGCACTATAAAGATGACAAGCGTGTCATAGCCTGGCAGATTGATAACGAACTGGGCTGTGAGGATGAAGTCCGCTGCTATTGTGAGGACTGCAGGGAGACTTTTAGCCAATGGCTGAAACGAAAATATAAAAGTCTGGACGCTCTGAACGAGGCATGGGGGACTGTCTTTTGGAGCCAGATCTACACAAAATGGGAACAGATCGTGCTGCCCAGGCAGACTGTGGTTGATCCTTATACGGGCAACGGACACAATCCGGGACTGCTTCTTGACTTTGCAGAGTTTTCTTCGGATTCTCTGATCGAATTTGCCAAGATACAGTGCGATGTCCTGCGCAGTCTGACAGACAAGCCGATCGTACATAATGTTGTCTCAGAGTACTGTGACAACTATAAACTGACGGCGCTGCTGGACGGGGCCGGCTATGACGCTTATCCCCGGTCAGAATGGGATCTGAACAGTCCGGGAAGGATCGGCTTCCATTATGATCTGACAAGGGGATATGATGACAGGAAACCGTTCTGGATTCTGGAACAGCAGAGCGGTCCCTGTGGCTGGAATGTGCTGGGGCGGACGCCAAGAAGGGGACAGCTTGCACTTTGGAGCGTTCAGGGGACGGCGCGCGGTGCACAGGCACTCGTCTATTTCCGCTGGCGTAGCTGCCTGTTTGGTGCGGAACAGTTCTGGTATGGGATTCTCGACCATGACGGACTGCCCGGCAGACGTTATGAGGAGCTGCAGTCCGCCGTTGCCGGAATCAAGGCCCATGAGTCTGTTCTCAGTATGAAAGGGCAAAAGCAGGCACTTGTTCTGTATGACTATTACAATAAATTCAGTCTGGAGTTCCAGCCTCATGCGAGAAACTTTGTGTACAAGGAGGAAGTGATCGGCTATTATGAGGCACTGATGAATCTGCATCTCTCAGTGGATGTGGGAGGGTTAGAGAGCGACTTCTCTTCTTATCCGCTGGTCGTATTTCCGTATGCCTGTATGACAGATGTGGGAATCGCGGAAAGGCTGGAGGCTTATGTGAGGAACGGCGGGATTCTCATCCTCACAGCATTGTGCGGCCGAAAAGAAAGAAACAACCAGATGTCGCAGCAGACGCAGCCCGGTGTATTCCGGGAGCTGGCAGGCGTTTGCGTGGAGGAGTTTGACAGTCTCGAGGAGCAGAAAGAGCGGATCGTGTGGCCGGACGGACAGGGTGGCCGGACATTTATGAGCGCGCGTCTGTGGTGTGAAACGCTGCGTATGGAAGGGGCAGAGCCGCTTGCTTACTATGAAGCCGGACAGGGCGAAGAGTGCCGGGAGTATCCGGCGGCGGCAGTCCATACCTGGCAGGAAGGAAGGGTGTACTATATCGGAGCCGTACTCGAAGACACGGAGAAAGCGCTGAGAAAGATCTGTGACAGAGAGAGATTGGAACGGCCTGATCTGCCGACAGAGATCGAATGCGTGACAAAGGAGGGCGGCGAGTACCGGATTCTTCTGAATCACAGCAGCGGGAAAAAAACGGTGCGGATGGAAGGCTATGAGCTTCTGGGAGAGATCTGCGGCGGCTGTAAGGCCGGCAGAGAAGGTACAGAGCTGGACGGCTTTGCCAGTGCAGTGTTTCGGAAGGCCTGA
- a CDS encoding ABC transporter permease, with amino-acid sequence MSDFALNKKRMLPEGKIREIIPFISLILVIVFFQIVTGGTLLSFRNLKLILNQSFVLMVGSVASSFIVAQGDVDFSMGSMVGITAVCAAWVSQVCAPLALPAGMLIGLFFGIINGVLYVKCRIPSFVVTLSMLMILRGLTVFISGGGSVSVPFALYDWDSTGLKLFIVIAVILAATFAFNYTKIGKWCKAIGSGVTAAYQSGVPVNRMRIFGYALSAAMCGLCGFFNMVRAGSAATNTGNFFETDVLIALVLGGMPLSGGSTSKIRCAVIGSLTLAILVNGFACWSINEKLQQGIKGVIFLIAVWLTFDKKNTQLIK; translated from the coding sequence ATGTCCGATTTTGCATTAAATAAAAAAAGAATGCTTCCGGAAGGAAAGATACGGGAGATCATTCCGTTTATCAGTCTGATACTGGTGATCGTCTTTTTTCAGATCGTAACAGGCGGAACGCTGTTATCCTTCCGGAATTTGAAACTGATTCTGAATCAGTCGTTTGTATTGATGGTGGGAAGTGTTGCCAGTTCCTTTATCGTCGCCCAGGGAGACGTGGATTTCTCCATGGGGTCCATGGTTGGAATCACAGCGGTATGCGCGGCGTGGGTGTCACAGGTATGTGCGCCTCTGGCGCTGCCGGCGGGAATGCTGATCGGTCTCTTTTTTGGGATCATCAATGGCGTTCTGTATGTGAAATGCCGGATTCCCTCATTTGTCGTCACGCTCAGTATGCTGATGATTCTGAGAGGACTCACGGTCTTTATCTCCGGCGGCGGTTCCGTCAGTGTGCCTTTTGCACTGTATGACTGGGACAGCACGGGATTGAAGCTGTTTATCGTTATCGCAGTTATTCTGGCGGCGACTTTCGCGTTTAACTATACAAAGATCGGAAAATGGTGCAAGGCGATCGGCTCTGGTGTGACGGCCGCCTATCAGTCCGGAGTACCGGTGAACCGGATGCGCATTTTCGGGTATGCACTCTCTGCCGCCATGTGCGGTCTCTGCGGATTTTTCAATATGGTGCGGGCAGGAAGTGCGGCTACCAATACCGGCAATTTTTTTGAGACGGATGTTCTGATCGCGCTTGTTCTGGGAGGAATGCCATTGTCCGGCGGCTCTACGTCTAAGATCAGGTGCGCGGTGATCGGCAGTCTGACGCTGGCCATACTCGTCAACGGCTTTGCCTGCTGGAGTATCAATGAGAAATTACAGCAGGGCATCAAGGGCGTAATCTTTCTGATCGCCGTATGGCTTACGTTTGATAAGAAAAATACCCAATTAATCAAATAA
- a CDS encoding substrate-binding domain-containing protein: MKKKVISLLLCAALTLGLLAGCGSSGGAEPGQEGQQSEEQAETAGEEATVAEAMGDKLPEKFKIGVVIWSTVDDLGRASAEMLNYASDVLGCEMVYNTNISSPESQITATENLIAADCDAVAICNYSDDILPKIAKICEENEVYFTLIWRSIADPEVKEIVESCPYYLGNTCEDEEKIGYRMGKSLYDKGCKNIAVITMEKGDATADARDRGFDKACAEFGMNRISEVRNNTLTAEETTKAVENFIASFPELDGIFVIGGSNTILEGVIQALALHEKTGEVKVACIDFVSDLDKYIDEGAIDAISGGHFVDPLFSYMLMVNKLAGTPLSDTCETVNLNFVNLESVEDAVNYYTYVEGDTFPYNEEEIRAMVKYFNPDMTIDELRRIADAYSVDDVVERHGE, encoded by the coding sequence ATGAAGAAAAAAGTGATTTCGTTGTTATTGTGTGCGGCTCTGACTTTGGGACTGCTTGCGGGCTGTGGAAGCAGCGGCGGAGCTGAGCCGGGGCAGGAAGGACAGCAGAGTGAGGAGCAGGCTGAGACTGCCGGGGAAGAAGCTACCGTGGCGGAGGCGATGGGAGACAAGCTCCCGGAAAAATTTAAGATCGGTGTCGTCATCTGGTCTACGGTCGATGACCTTGGAAGAGCCAGTGCGGAAATGCTGAACTATGCCTCCGATGTACTTGGCTGCGAGATGGTATATAATACGAATATTTCCTCTCCGGAAAGTCAGATTACCGCGACGGAAAACCTGATTGCCGCAGACTGTGACGCTGTTGCAATCTGCAATTACAGTGATGATATTCTGCCGAAGATCGCAAAGATTTGTGAGGAAAATGAGGTATACTTTACGCTGATCTGGAGGAGCATTGCCGATCCGGAAGTAAAAGAGATCGTGGAAAGCTGCCCTTATTATCTTGGAAATACCTGTGAGGACGAGGAGAAGATCGGTTACCGCATGGGTAAATCACTGTATGACAAAGGCTGCAAGAACATTGCCGTAATCACAATGGAGAAAGGGGATGCGACAGCAGATGCCCGTGACCGTGGTTTTGACAAAGCCTGTGCCGAGTTTGGCATGAACCGGATCAGCGAGGTCAGAAACAATACGCTGACCGCGGAGGAGACGACAAAGGCAGTTGAGAACTTTATCGCGTCTTTCCCTGAGCTTGACGGTATCTTTGTTATCGGCGGCAGCAATACGATTCTTGAAGGCGTGATCCAGGCGCTGGCGCTCCATGAAAAGACAGGTGAAGTGAAGGTGGCATGTATTGACTTTGTCTCCGATCTGGACAAATATATTGACGAGGGTGCGATTGATGCTATCTCCGGCGGCCATTTTGTCGATCCGCTGTTCTCCTATATGCTGATGGTGAATAAGCTGGCGGGAACGCCGCTCTCTGATACTTGTGAGACCGTGAATCTGAACTTTGTCAACCTGGAATCCGTAGAAGATGCCGTAAATTATTATACTTACGTGGAAGGCGATACCTTCCCTTACAATGAGGAAGAGATCCGGGCGATGGTCAAATACTTCAACCCGGATATGACGATCGACGAGCTGCGCAGGATCGCAGACGCCTACAGTGTCGACGATGTTGTGGAGCGTCACGGAGAATAA
- a CDS encoding aldo/keto reductase — protein sequence MVCNEYQNLQLSALGLGAMRLPVIDKDDARIDEEKTAEMIAYAMAHGINYYDTAWGYHGGNSETVIGKILQQYPRESFYLATKFPGYDLANMDQVEKIFEEQLKKCRVEYFDFYLFHNVCEMNIDAYLDEKYGIYDHLMKQKENGRIRHLGFSAHGSYAVMKRFLDRYGKDMEFCQIQLNWLDWSFQDAKGKVELLKEYGIPVWVMEPLRGGRLASLAQEDEKKLKACRPDEKTAAWAFRFLQSLPEVKMVLSGMSDLTQLQENIETFETEKPLDEQEMALLLGIAQEMCKQSSLPCTACHYCVSHCPQGLAIPELISLYNEHCFTGGGFLAPMAIGVMPEDKRPAACVGCRSCEAVCPQQIKISEAMSDFAAKLNG from the coding sequence TTGGTCTGTAACGAGTACCAGAATCTGCAGCTGTCTGCGCTTGGCCTGGGTGCAATGCGTCTGCCTGTCATAGATAAGGACGATGCCCGGATCGACGAAGAAAAGACCGCGGAAATGATCGCTTATGCGATGGCGCATGGGATCAATTATTATGACACCGCATGGGGGTATCACGGTGGCAACTCTGAAACAGTCATCGGCAAAATATTACAGCAGTATCCGCGGGAGTCATTTTATCTGGCGACGAAATTTCCCGGATATGATCTGGCTAACATGGATCAGGTGGAAAAGATCTTTGAAGAACAGTTAAAAAAATGCCGTGTGGAGTATTTTGATTTCTATCTGTTCCATAACGTATGTGAGATGAATATCGACGCCTATCTGGATGAGAAATATGGGATTTATGACCACCTGATGAAACAGAAAGAAAACGGCCGGATCCGTCATCTCGGGTTTTCCGCTCATGGAAGTTATGCCGTCATGAAACGTTTTCTTGACAGATATGGAAAAGATATGGAGTTTTGCCAGATTCAGCTTAACTGGCTCGACTGGTCGTTCCAGGATGCGAAAGGGAAGGTAGAGCTGTTAAAGGAATATGGGATTCCGGTCTGGGTTATGGAGCCGCTGCGCGGCGGACGGCTGGCTTCTCTGGCGCAGGAAGATGAGAAAAAGCTGAAAGCCTGCAGACCGGACGAAAAGACGGCTGCCTGGGCATTTCGGTTTCTGCAGAGTCTGCCGGAAGTGAAGATGGTTCTCTCCGGGATGTCAGACCTCACACAATTACAGGAGAATATCGAAACGTTTGAGACAGAAAAACCGCTGGATGAGCAAGAGATGGCTTTACTGCTTGGCATTGCACAGGAGATGTGCAAACAGAGCAGTCTGCCCTGTACGGCCTGCCATTACTGTGTCAGCCATTGTCCGCAGGGGCTTGCCATACCGGAGCTGATTTCGCTGTATAATGAGCACTGCTTTACCGGCGGAGGCTTTCTGGCGCCGATGGCAATCGGCGTCATGCCGGAGGACAAGCGGCCTGCGGCCTGTGTTGGCTGTCGGAGCTGTGAGGCAGTATGCCCACAGCAGATCAAAATATCAGAAGCCATGTCTGACTTTGCCGCTAAGCTGAACGGATGA